From Halobacteriovorax sp. GB3, a single genomic window includes:
- a CDS encoding TIGR02285 family protein — translation MMKVLLLVLIVLSLSFSSSSDEGKKDVIIWYQYHMPPFMVLEGPDQNRGIFDGVVTTLQKKLKYYEHRNLRMSIQRFFRTISNHNNICSALTLKTPDREKYIYFSRPYSILLPNRIIIKKSTHRMLGNPKSISIRSLLLDPTFSTIVQEGRTYKMPLNRILRRHESGGNFKRMNVEMEILFDMFERGRINYLIEYASVAKYYLKKKFEKDYVFLPIEEMPKYYQAVIGCSKTEKGKRIIDQINTIIEKTETEKVFRNSMKRWLSEKEKKEIERIAVDIKLNSPSK, via the coding sequence ATGATGAAAGTCTTGCTTCTGGTTCTCATAGTATTATCTCTTTCCTTTTCCTCTTCTTCTGATGAGGGCAAAAAAGATGTGATCATTTGGTATCAATATCACATGCCTCCATTTATGGTTTTAGAAGGACCTGATCAAAATAGAGGAATCTTTGATGGAGTTGTAACGACTCTTCAAAAGAAACTTAAATACTATGAGCATAGAAATTTAAGAATGAGTATCCAACGATTTTTCAGAACAATTTCTAATCACAATAATATTTGCTCGGCCTTAACTTTAAAAACACCCGATCGTGAGAAGTATATTTACTTTTCAAGGCCCTATTCAATCCTTCTACCAAATCGAATCATCATAAAGAAAAGCACGCACAGAATGCTTGGAAACCCAAAATCAATATCAATCAGAAGTCTTCTTCTCGATCCAACATTCTCAACGATTGTACAAGAGGGAAGAACTTATAAAATGCCTCTCAATAGAATACTGAGAAGACATGAGAGCGGCGGTAATTTCAAAAGAATGAATGTCGAAATGGAAATACTCTTTGATATGTTTGAAAGAGGAAGAATCAATTATTTAATAGAGTACGCTAGTGTTGCAAAATATTATCTGAAAAAGAAATTTGAAAAAGACTATGTCTTCTTACCAATTGAAGAAATGCCCAAGTATTACCAAGCAGTCATTGGATGTTCGAAAACAGAAAAAGGTAAGAGAATCATTGATCAGATCAATACAATTATAGAAAAAACTGAGACAGAGAAGGTTTTCAGAAACTCGATGAAGCGCTGGCTCAGTGAAAAAGAGAAAAAAGAAATTGAGCGAATAGCTGTTGATATCAAATTAAATAGCCCTTCGAAGTAG
- a CDS encoding class I tRNA ligase family protein, whose amino-acid sequence MTNRFYVTTAIDYPNGTPHMGHAYEKIVADAYARWNRLLKNETHYLTGTDENGQKLIESAQAAGKETAAFVDEQVLKFKELISKLEISNTDFIRTTEKRHADVCQDFWTRLQDKGQVYAGKYSGMYCMGCESFYTELQAPDGNCPEHHKPLQKKEEEGYFFKLSEYSDWIIEHLKANPTFVTPRGKYNEILSRLESEPLRDLAISRPNQGWGVEVPGDNNFVMYTWFDALINYYSALSPEQKEFWPADMHVIGKDILWFHAVIWPCMLKALDIPLPKKVYVHGMILAEDGKKMSKSLGNGVDPMDMIAKYPVDSFRYYLLRSISALSDGAFSEKDLIQKHNSELGNDFGNLIMRVVKLSLKAIDPKISGTGVTQELNFDETYSKMKELMEACEHNKALDVLWESVNSINQYVNDKEPWKLKEDPVALTPVIYNCLYGIHATSSLLSAFLPETSKNALVPLSVEVQSFEDIKFGEVEYNLLMPEPLFPKIDK is encoded by the coding sequence ATGACAAATCGCTTTTATGTAACGACTGCAATTGATTATCCAAACGGAACTCCACACATGGGTCACGCCTACGAAAAGATCGTCGCTGATGCCTATGCTCGTTGGAATCGTTTATTAAAAAATGAAACGCACTACCTAACAGGTACTGATGAAAATGGACAAAAACTTATTGAATCAGCACAAGCGGCAGGTAAAGAAACAGCTGCCTTTGTTGATGAGCAAGTTTTGAAGTTTAAGGAACTGATTTCAAAACTTGAAATCAGTAATACTGACTTCATTAGAACAACAGAAAAGAGACACGCAGATGTTTGCCAAGACTTCTGGACGAGACTCCAAGATAAAGGTCAAGTCTATGCTGGGAAGTACTCTGGTATGTACTGTATGGGTTGTGAGTCATTCTACACTGAGCTTCAAGCTCCAGATGGGAATTGTCCAGAACACCATAAACCACTGCAAAAGAAGGAAGAGGAAGGGTACTTCTTCAAGCTTTCTGAATATAGTGACTGGATCATTGAGCACCTTAAAGCAAATCCTACATTTGTTACTCCAAGAGGAAAGTATAATGAAATCCTTAGCCGTTTAGAATCTGAGCCTCTAAGAGATCTCGCTATTTCTAGACCAAATCAAGGATGGGGAGTTGAAGTTCCAGGTGATAATAACTTTGTTATGTACACATGGTTCGACGCTCTTATCAATTACTACTCTGCCCTATCTCCAGAGCAAAAAGAATTTTGGCCTGCCGATATGCATGTTATCGGAAAAGATATTTTATGGTTTCATGCCGTCATCTGGCCTTGTATGCTTAAGGCCCTTGATATCCCTCTTCCAAAGAAAGTTTACGTTCACGGAATGATTCTTGCTGAAGATGGAAAAAAGATGTCAAAGTCTCTTGGAAATGGAGTTGATCCAATGGATATGATTGCAAAATATCCTGTTGATAGCTTCCGTTATTATCTTCTTCGCTCAATTTCTGCTCTCTCAGATGGAGCCTTCTCTGAGAAAGACCTTATTCAAAAGCACAATAGTGAGCTTGGAAATGACTTTGGTAACCTTATTATGAGAGTAGTGAAGCTTTCTCTTAAGGCCATCGATCCTAAGATCTCAGGAACTGGAGTTACTCAAGAACTCAACTTTGATGAAACTTACTCTAAGATGAAAGAGCTAATGGAAGCTTGTGAACACAACAAGGCCCTCGATGTTCTTTGGGAGTCTGTTAATAGCATTAACCAATATGTTAATGACAAAGAACCATGGAAACTTAAAGAAGATCCAGTAGCACTTACTCCTGTGATCTATAACTGTCTTTATGGGATTCATGCGACATCTTCACTTCTTAGTGCCTTTCTTCCAGAAACGTCTAAGAATGCCCTTGTTCCTCTAAGTGTTGAAGTTCAAAGCTTTGAAGATATTAAGTTTGGTGAGGTTGAGTATAATCTCCTTATGCCAGAGCCACTCTTTCCAAAAATTGACAAATAA
- the leuS gene encoding leucine--tRNA ligase gives MDYNFQDIEKKWQQYWDENKTFKTDASDKTKPKYYVLDMFPYPSGAGLHVGHPEGYTATDIMARYKRMKGFNVLHPMGWDSFGLPAENYAIKTGTHPDITTTKNIQTFKRQLKFLGFSYDWDREIATSNVDYYKWTQWIFTQLYNKGLAYEDEISVNWCPELKTVLANEEVIDGKSEVGGHPVIRKPMKQWVLKITEYADRLLEDLDDVDWPESIKELQRNWIGKSEGATVKFEVKDAQGELEVFTTRPDTLFGATYMVVAPEHELLSKITTAEQKADVEAYLEKAALKSDLERTDLNKDKSGVFTGAYALNPVNGKEVPIYVADYVLISYGTGAIMAVPGHDERDWEFAKKYDLPIVEVLNGGDVQEAAYTGDGVHVNSDFLDGLNKEEAITKAITWLEEKKLGTKKINYKLRDWLFSRQRYWGEPFPILKFEDGTVRCLEADELPVALPDVEKYEPSGTGESPLATIDEWLWITDPKTGKKARRETNTMPQWAGSCWYYLRFIDPTNKDKPWDEELEKYWMPVDLYVGGVEHAVLHLLYARFWHKVLFDLGYVSTKEPFQKLVNQGMILGEDGEKMSKSRGNVINPDDIVHNFGADSLRLYEMFMGPLEKVKPWQTTGVKGVYNFLQKSYKFYADQSNIVKEGEEDTEVTKLLHKTIKKVTDDIENMRFNTAISALMVFNNLSTKKKKVTKKTAEAFSLLLAPMAPHVAEEIWATLGHTQTLAHEAWPSYNEELAKDDLITMAVQVNGKTRATIEVPADISKDDFLAKAKADEKVARQLEGKNIVKEIYVPGKICNIVAK, from the coding sequence ATGGATTACAATTTTCAGGACATTGAAAAGAAATGGCAGCAATATTGGGACGAAAATAAGACGTTCAAAACAGATGCCTCAGATAAAACGAAACCAAAGTACTATGTGCTCGACATGTTCCCATATCCTTCAGGAGCTGGTCTTCACGTAGGTCACCCAGAAGGTTACACGGCCACTGATATTATGGCCCGCTATAAAAGAATGAAAGGTTTCAATGTACTTCACCCTATGGGGTGGGACTCATTTGGTCTTCCAGCTGAAAACTATGCAATTAAAACGGGTACACACCCAGATATTACGACGACGAAAAATATTCAAACATTCAAGCGTCAGCTTAAATTTCTTGGTTTCTCATATGACTGGGATAGAGAGATTGCTACGTCAAATGTTGACTATTATAAGTGGACTCAATGGATCTTCACTCAGCTCTACAACAAAGGTCTTGCCTATGAAGACGAAATCTCTGTTAATTGGTGTCCAGAACTTAAAACGGTTCTAGCGAACGAAGAAGTCATTGATGGAAAGTCTGAAGTTGGTGGTCACCCAGTAATCAGAAAACCAATGAAACAATGGGTTTTAAAAATTACGGAATACGCTGACAGGCTTCTTGAAGATCTTGATGATGTTGATTGGCCAGAGAGTATTAAAGAACTTCAAAGAAATTGGATCGGAAAATCAGAAGGTGCAACGGTTAAATTTGAAGTTAAAGATGCTCAAGGAGAACTCGAAGTTTTCACGACAAGACCAGACACTCTCTTTGGTGCAACCTATATGGTTGTGGCGCCTGAGCACGAACTTCTTTCTAAAATTACAACAGCTGAACAAAAAGCTGATGTAGAAGCTTACCTTGAAAAGGCCGCCCTTAAATCTGACCTAGAAAGAACAGACCTTAACAAAGATAAAAGTGGAGTCTTTACAGGTGCCTATGCCCTTAATCCAGTTAACGGAAAAGAAGTTCCAATTTATGTAGCTGACTATGTTCTTATTTCATATGGAACAGGTGCAATCATGGCCGTACCAGGTCACGATGAAAGAGATTGGGAATTTGCTAAGAAATATGATCTTCCTATTGTTGAAGTCCTTAATGGTGGAGACGTACAGGAAGCAGCTTATACAGGTGATGGAGTTCACGTTAACTCTGATTTCCTTGATGGACTTAACAAAGAAGAAGCGATCACAAAAGCGATCACATGGCTTGAAGAAAAGAAACTTGGAACAAAGAAGATCAATTACAAACTTCGTGACTGGCTCTTTTCTCGTCAAAGATATTGGGGAGAACCATTCCCAATTCTTAAATTTGAAGATGGAACTGTTCGCTGCTTAGAAGCTGATGAACTTCCAGTTGCTCTTCCAGATGTTGAGAAATATGAGCCATCTGGTACAGGAGAATCTCCTTTAGCGACAATTGATGAATGGCTATGGATTACAGATCCAAAAACAGGAAAGAAAGCAAGACGTGAAACAAACACAATGCCTCAATGGGCCGGTTCTTGTTGGTACTACCTAAGATTCATTGACCCAACGAATAAAGATAAACCTTGGGATGAAGAGCTAGAAAAATATTGGATGCCAGTAGATCTTTATGTAGGTGGAGTTGAGCACGCTGTTCTACACCTTCTCTATGCTCGTTTCTGGCACAAAGTTCTTTTTGATCTCGGTTACGTTTCAACAAAAGAGCCATTCCAAAAACTTGTTAACCAAGGAATGATTCTTGGTGAAGACGGTGAAAAAATGAGTAAGTCACGTGGAAACGTGATTAACCCAGACGATATCGTTCATAATTTTGGAGCTGACTCTCTTAGACTATATGAGATGTTCATGGGGCCACTTGAAAAAGTTAAGCCATGGCAAACAACTGGAGTTAAAGGTGTCTATAACTTCCTTCAAAAGTCTTATAAATTCTACGCTGATCAATCAAATATCGTAAAAGAAGGCGAAGAAGATACAGAAGTGACAAAACTTCTTCATAAGACAATTAAGAAAGTAACTGATGATATTGAGAATATGAGATTTAACACAGCGATCTCTGCTCTCATGGTTTTTAACAACCTTTCTACGAAGAAAAAGAAAGTAACAAAGAAAACGGCTGAAGCATTCTCACTCCTTCTCGCTCCGATGGCGCCTCACGTTGCTGAAGAGATTTGGGCAACTCTTGGTCACACTCAAACGCTAGCTCACGAAGCTTGGCCTTCATATAACGAAGAACTTGCAAAAGATGATCTTATTACAATGGCCGTCCAGGTTAATGGTAAGACAAGAGCGACGATTGAAGTTCCAGCAGATATTTCAAAAGATGATTTCCTTGCAAAGGCAAAAGCTGATGAGAAAGTTGCTCGTCAACTTGAAGGAAAAAATATTGTTAAAGAAATCTACGTTCCAGGTAAAATCTGTAACATCGTAGCGAAGTAA
- a CDS encoding retropepsin-like aspartic protease: MTKRNQWLRGFFTTVFLFIFTSITPFASEQVQLPIVKSIGGLIITKIELAGKDHLFLLDTGSNANFINPALKSELLKSGHITTDTKLDTVVNTFSKKIALKGHRLNLKLKNLTYNKMPTYFMDNNRFTKAKDGIDCCSGILGIDFLKKYPIEFDLKNKVVKIKTKFNAPKQWERLSFDVIGKNVLKISCMIGKRNVDFRFDSGSEAPLIFHTNFSNTHRIAQKAYLAGHELGPLFVNLGEIRCGNIKFTADSYAYLGSSGALSHSFIDGNMGPSLLGEHYVFDFNKKAFFIAKPVLENKVPYKSYEIDLKAMQRNSIGELKQAEALILNSCIQVSGEKDCINKWCRIYGKKCSYNEKEKGIGQILKAMYPKTSLDCSHFKMGANLMKAPLKEDYCWWKETMRLKEKEGEQLEYSVVTQKKDYFMKGEFQLYLPRNQVELTKKLYCYAIYSNLITTESVEPLLFALSIKGMSLSNKRLKQYYSWLAQGEGQKCQAWMNELFPYEKDQEKLESLFFGRDHLVIVNPLTILGDGVTGFEKGLTTTLSHEALHVLYDKNKKIKKYVKDKWSKLSDKKKEEFKKAHPSYQFDKEDVLLKEYFSYTFQDKVDLIKKEFMD; encoded by the coding sequence ATGACCAAGAGAAATCAATGGCTTAGGGGCTTTTTTACGACTGTTTTTTTATTTATTTTCACGAGTATAACGCCCTTTGCTAGCGAGCAAGTTCAACTTCCCATAGTGAAATCGATTGGTGGTCTGATCATCACTAAAATAGAATTGGCCGGAAAAGATCATTTATTTCTCTTGGATACGGGCTCAAATGCGAACTTTATTAATCCCGCTCTAAAAAGTGAACTCTTAAAATCTGGTCATATCACTACAGATACGAAACTTGATACTGTCGTGAATACTTTCTCTAAAAAAATTGCTCTTAAGGGACATCGTCTGAATTTGAAGTTGAAGAATTTAACATACAATAAAATGCCAACATACTTTATGGATAACAACCGCTTTACAAAAGCAAAAGATGGGATTGACTGCTGTAGCGGAATTCTTGGAATCGATTTTTTAAAAAAGTATCCAATAGAATTTGATCTTAAAAATAAAGTTGTAAAAATTAAGACAAAATTTAATGCTCCAAAACAATGGGAGCGACTATCCTTTGATGTCATTGGAAAAAATGTATTAAAGATTTCCTGTATGATTGGAAAGAGAAATGTAGACTTTCGCTTTGACTCAGGTTCTGAAGCGCCTTTAATTTTTCATACAAACTTTTCAAACACACACAGAATAGCGCAAAAAGCCTATTTAGCAGGGCATGAACTAGGTCCTCTCTTTGTTAACCTTGGTGAAATTCGTTGCGGAAATATTAAATTTACAGCAGATAGTTATGCTTATCTTGGTTCCTCCGGAGCCTTGAGCCATTCCTTTATTGATGGAAATATGGGACCGTCACTTCTTGGAGAACATTACGTTTTTGATTTTAATAAAAAAGCGTTCTTTATCGCTAAACCAGTTCTTGAAAATAAAGTACCCTATAAATCGTATGAGATCGATCTTAAAGCAATGCAGAGAAACTCTATTGGTGAGTTAAAGCAAGCGGAAGCCTTAATTCTCAACTCTTGTATACAGGTTTCAGGAGAAAAAGACTGCATTAATAAGTGGTGTAGAATTTATGGTAAGAAGTGTTCGTATAACGAAAAGGAAAAGGGGATAGGGCAGATTCTTAAGGCCATGTATCCAAAGACTTCGCTAGATTGTTCTCACTTTAAAATGGGAGCTAATTTGATGAAGGCTCCTCTTAAAGAAGATTATTGTTGGTGGAAAGAAACAATGAGACTCAAAGAGAAAGAGGGTGAACAACTTGAGTATTCTGTTGTAACGCAAAAGAAAGACTACTTTATGAAAGGTGAGTTTCAACTCTATCTTCCTCGGAATCAAGTAGAGCTAACAAAGAAGCTTTATTGTTATGCCATTTACTCGAATCTTATTACTACTGAGTCCGTTGAGCCTCTCTTATTTGCCTTATCGATTAAAGGAATGAGTCTTTCAAACAAGAGATTAAAACAATATTACTCGTGGCTAGCTCAAGGAGAAGGTCAAAAGTGTCAAGCTTGGATGAATGAGCTTTTTCCTTACGAAAAAGACCAGGAGAAATTAGAGTCTCTCTTTTTTGGGCGTGATCATTTAGTCATCGTGAATCCATTAACTATTCTAGGGGATGGTGTTACAGGATTTGAGAAGGGGCTAACGACAACTCTATCTCATGAAGCGCTACACGTCTTATATGACAAGAATAAGAAAATCAAAAAGTATGTGAAGGATAAGTGGTCAAAGCTTTCTGATAAGAAAAAAGAAGAATTCAAAAAAGCTCATCCTTCTTATCAATTCGATAAAGAAGATGTTCTATTAAAAGAGTACTTTTCTTACACTTTTCAAGATAAGGTAGATTTAATAAAAAAAGAGTTTATGGATTAA
- a CDS encoding chalcone isomerase family protein → MKFFFLFLLMTNFIFATELKLVGKGLLEYSIFKIDIYEVSYYKNSNNHTKLSLDYKIDVKKEYSLEGWKVGLENNIKDLAKYQDQISWINRHTTTIKKGDRFSIEIKGDLVTLDLNNKMIASKKDNLLAKIILLPWIGPNPVDQKLKNQILAINP, encoded by the coding sequence ATGAAGTTTTTCTTTTTGTTTCTGTTGATGACAAACTTCATCTTTGCAACCGAATTGAAATTGGTTGGAAAAGGACTCTTGGAATACTCTATATTCAAGATCGATATCTATGAAGTGTCCTACTATAAAAACTCCAATAATCATACGAAGCTATCACTTGATTATAAAATCGATGTAAAAAAAGAATATTCTCTAGAAGGATGGAAAGTAGGTTTAGAGAACAATATTAAAGATCTAGCGAAATACCAAGATCAAATAAGTTGGATCAATCGACATACAACGACAATAAAAAAGGGAGATCGTTTCTCTATTGAAATAAAAGGCGACCTCGTCACATTAGATTTAAATAACAAAATGATTGCTTCAAAAAAAGACAATTTATTGGCAAAGATTATACTTTTACCCTGGATTGGTCCCAATCCAGTTGATCAAAAACTAAAGAATCAAATACTAGCAATTAATCCATAA
- a CDS encoding acyl-CoA desaturase, which translates to MLPVLFLIFHWFLSLFLQSFFLHRYCAHKMFQMNPFWEKFFYFLTYIAQGASFLNPRSYSVMHQRHHAHSDTHKDPHSPTNHGNVVSMMIATYYEYKKLLAQSDFEEFKKEFKDDSIIHHYPTWPWLDKFAAGHWNIILWTAIYIFLYLWFQVEPLYYLLIPIHLFIGPIQGAIVNWCGHNYGHRNYDIKDQSRNTLLWDIPLMGELYQNNHHYSCQKINFAHKWYEFDPTYLIIKFMSFTRVIKIKRSCL; encoded by the coding sequence ATGTTGCCAGTTCTTTTCTTAATATTTCATTGGTTTCTATCGCTCTTTCTACAGTCGTTCTTTCTTCATAGATATTGTGCCCATAAGATGTTTCAAATGAATCCTTTCTGGGAAAAATTTTTCTATTTCCTCACATACATCGCTCAGGGAGCAAGCTTTTTAAACCCTAGATCTTATTCAGTCATGCACCAAAGACATCACGCTCATAGTGATACACATAAAGACCCACACTCCCCAACCAATCACGGTAATGTTGTTTCTATGATGATTGCAACTTATTACGAGTATAAAAAATTATTAGCTCAAAGTGATTTTGAAGAATTTAAAAAAGAGTTTAAAGATGATTCCATTATTCATCACTATCCGACATGGCCATGGCTAGATAAATTTGCAGCTGGCCATTGGAATATTATTCTATGGACCGCTATTTATATCTTCCTCTATCTTTGGTTTCAGGTAGAACCTCTATACTATCTTCTCATCCCTATTCATCTGTTCATTGGACCAATACAAGGTGCAATTGTGAATTGGTGTGGGCATAATTATGGTCATCGCAATTACGATATAAAAGATCAAAGTAGAAATACACTTTTGTGGGATATTCCTCTTATGGGAGAGCTCTATCAAAATAATCATCACTACAGCTGCCAAAAGATTAACTTTGCTCATAAATGGTACGAATTCGATCCGACTTATTTAATTATCAAATTTATGTCATTTACTCGCGTCATAAAAATAAAGAGGTCGTGCTTATGA
- a CDS encoding DUF1295 domain-containing protein — protein sequence MSIYIIDFITMALMFHLFYAVAVFKKDFGVIDIAWGIGHLVPLCVGLVFNPVLSLRQVFVSLVLLLWAFRLSGYIFLRSQKKPEDFRYNEMRKSYGDRANFLAYIRIFWFQTIILYVLSLPVLWIVSTEQSELVLSDYFALGVCFIGLLIETIADSQKNQFKKNKNNNGKFIQSGLWKYSRHPNYFGESLYWWGFFFFSFNLSLGALPLWSIAWFAPLVLTLFLLFFSGIPMLEKKRENDETFIEYKKKTSAFIPLPPRENI from the coding sequence TTGAGTATATACATAATCGATTTCATTACTATGGCATTGATGTTTCATCTCTTTTACGCCGTGGCTGTATTTAAAAAAGACTTTGGGGTGATCGATATCGCATGGGGAATAGGACATCTTGTCCCTCTATGTGTTGGACTTGTTTTCAATCCTGTGTTGAGCTTACGTCAAGTTTTTGTCTCATTAGTTTTACTTCTGTGGGCCTTTCGCTTGTCTGGTTATATTTTTCTTCGATCTCAAAAAAAACCTGAAGACTTTCGATATAACGAGATGAGAAAGTCCTATGGCGATCGGGCAAATTTTCTCGCCTATATTAGAATATTTTGGTTTCAAACGATCATTCTTTATGTTCTCTCTCTCCCCGTTTTATGGATCGTATCAACTGAACAAAGTGAACTTGTATTAAGTGATTATTTTGCTTTAGGAGTTTGTTTCATCGGTCTATTAATAGAGACCATCGCAGATTCTCAAAAAAATCAATTCAAAAAAAATAAGAACAATAATGGCAAATTTATTCAATCAGGCCTTTGGAAATATAGTCGTCATCCAAATTACTTTGGGGAATCTCTCTATTGGTGGGGGTTCTTCTTTTTTTCATTTAATTTGAGCTTAGGAGCACTTCCTCTTTGGAGCATTGCTTGGTTTGCACCATTAGTCCTTACATTATTTCTTCTCTTTTTTAGTGGAATTCCTATGCTAGAGAAAAAACGTGAAAACGATGAAACATTCATTGAGTATAAGAAGAAAACATCGGCCTTTATACCCCTTCCTCCAAGGGAGAATATATGA
- a CDS encoding DUF1475 family protein, with product MKKIIIIFIGLFTLMLGTTVWASLQENLFDHLSHYVAMPWFKATLIDFYINQIILWFGVVFIERKIMTNLIWLILFICFGSMGTTIYLIYFLTSKKYKLLKEYV from the coding sequence ATGAAAAAAATAATTATCATATTTATCGGTCTCTTTACTTTGATGTTAGGGACAACCGTTTGGGCATCGTTGCAAGAAAATCTCTTTGATCATTTGTCTCATTATGTAGCAATGCCTTGGTTTAAAGCAACGTTAATTGATTTTTACATAAACCAAATCATTCTTTGGTTTGGAGTCGTTTTTATTGAAAGAAAAATTATGACAAATCTCATATGGCTCATTCTCTTCATTTGCTTTGGAAGTATGGGGACAACAATCTATCTAATATATTTTTTAACTTCTAAAAAATATAAACTATTAAAGGAATACGTATGA
- a CDS encoding SAM-dependent methyltransferase has translation MIDSIVAKGFLPDFALRRGIRHLIDKRLDEILFGKADQLDQRRRDLVNELSESPIALETDLANDQHYQVPSAFFEKVLGENLKYSCAYWPEGTSSLVDAENRMLELTCERAEIVDGMSILELGCGWGAITLFMAKKYPNSKIVAISNSKTQKIHIESRCEKEGVTNVEVRTCNVAELELSETFDRVVSVEMFEHMRNYKKLLSNISRWLNENGKLFVHVFVHSKMPYKFEVKDESDWMSRYFFSGGIMPSEHLFYYFQDDLKISRHWSFSGEHYAKTARAWLNKMDENKEEIYQIFNEHYGKKEATKWFNYWRVFFMSCEELWAFNRGREWLIGHYLFEK, from the coding sequence ATGATTGATTCAATAGTAGCAAAAGGTTTTTTACCAGACTTCGCTTTAAGGAGAGGTATTCGCCACCTAATTGATAAACGACTTGATGAAATTCTTTTTGGTAAAGCAGATCAATTGGATCAAAGAAGAAGGGATCTCGTCAATGAACTTAGTGAATCGCCAATTGCACTTGAGACTGATCTTGCAAACGATCAACACTATCAAGTACCTTCAGCATTCTTTGAAAAGGTCTTAGGAGAAAACTTAAAATATAGCTGTGCCTATTGGCCAGAGGGAACGTCTTCTCTTGTAGATGCCGAAAATCGAATGCTCGAACTTACTTGCGAAAGAGCTGAAATTGTTGATGGTATGTCTATTTTAGAACTAGGATGTGGATGGGGAGCGATTACTCTTTTTATGGCCAAGAAGTATCCAAACTCAAAAATTGTGGCCATTTCTAATAGTAAAACTCAAAAGATCCATATTGAGTCTCGCTGTGAAAAAGAGGGGGTTACAAATGTTGAAGTTCGAACTTGTAATGTTGCCGAGCTCGAGTTGAGTGAGACATTTGATCGTGTCGTATCAGTCGAAATGTTCGAACATATGAGAAATTATAAAAAATTACTGAGTAATATCTCCCGCTGGCTTAATGAAAATGGAAAGCTCTTTGTCCATGTTTTTGTTCATTCAAAGATGCCCTATAAGTTTGAAGTAAAAGATGAAAGTGACTGGATGTCTAGGTACTTCTTCTCTGGAGGAATTATGCCAAGCGAACACCTTTTTTACTATTTTCAGGATGACTTAAAGATCTCTAGGCATTGGAGTTTTTCAGGTGAACACTATGCAAAAACGGCGCGTGCTTGGCTTAATAAAATGGATGAAAATAAAGAAGAGATTTATCAAATCTTTAATGAGCACTACGGAAAGAAAGAAGCTACTAAATGGTTTAATTATTGGAGAGTCTTTTTTATGTCATGTGAGGAACTCTGGGCCTTTAACCGCGGGCGTGAATGGTTAATCGGTCACTATCTTTTTGAGAAGTAG